A stretch of Myxococcus hansupus DNA encodes these proteins:
- a CDS encoding SulP family inorganic anion transporter: protein MPTSAVSWLSRAVPFIASVRGYRAAWLKRDAVGALTVTALLIPEGMAYAELAGLPPTAAFYAAPAGLVLYALFGSSRQLIVAVSAAVAVLSAATVGALAQVGSPRFVVLTAALAMLAGLISLLAGVLRLGRIAQFFSASVLTGFVFGLALIIAIKQVPKLFGIEGGDGNFFERSWFLLTHLGATHRVTLLVGAGSLIALFALGRVSKRLPAALVVLALSIAVTALLGLDSRGVKVVGKVTAGLVPPQVPQVGLGDLLRLLPGACGIALVAFAEAIGPARMLAARHGYEVDANRELVGLGAANVGAGLFRGFSIGCSLSKSAANDAAGARTEVSAMLASGFTLLVALFLTPLFRLLPEATLGAIVVVAVSGMMDVREVRRLYQVRRADFLGAFVALLGVLALDVLPGLLLAVGVSLFLTVYRASLPRLSELGRVPGALAFGDVRRTPRPLTVPGMLILRPNEGIFFANATSLRDEIMTRVRQAGPHLQAVLLDLEVTADLDVPGADMLAALHDDLARRRSTLMLTRVMAPTGRMLERAGVTAKVGAENLYPQVLDAVVEHLARAPAVTPQGKGLLRDGLHRLRLLVDEASATLDSDEGADRERLLTLGRRLSRAESALGAMRPGQH from the coding sequence ATGCCAACGTCCGCGGTCTCCTGGCTCTCGCGCGCTGTCCCCTTCATCGCTTCGGTGCGCGGCTACCGCGCCGCGTGGCTGAAGCGGGACGCGGTGGGGGCGCTCACCGTCACCGCCCTGCTCATCCCGGAGGGGATGGCCTACGCGGAGCTGGCGGGCCTGCCCCCGACGGCCGCCTTCTACGCGGCGCCAGCGGGACTGGTGCTCTACGCGCTCTTCGGCAGCTCGCGCCAGCTCATCGTGGCGGTGTCTGCGGCGGTGGCGGTGCTGTCCGCCGCGACCGTGGGTGCGCTGGCACAGGTGGGGTCGCCCCGCTTCGTCGTCCTGACGGCGGCCCTGGCCATGCTGGCGGGGCTCATCTCGCTGCTGGCGGGCGTGCTGCGGCTGGGCCGAATCGCCCAGTTCTTCTCCGCTTCCGTGCTCACCGGCTTCGTCTTCGGCCTCGCGCTCATCATCGCCATCAAGCAGGTGCCCAAGCTCTTCGGCATCGAGGGCGGTGACGGAAACTTCTTCGAGCGGTCGTGGTTTCTCCTCACGCACCTGGGCGCCACACATCGCGTCACGCTGCTCGTGGGCGCTGGCAGCCTCATCGCGCTGTTTGCGCTGGGGCGCGTGTCGAAGCGCCTGCCCGCGGCGCTGGTGGTGCTGGCGCTGTCCATCGCGGTGACGGCGCTGTTGGGGCTGGACTCGCGTGGGGTGAAGGTGGTGGGCAAGGTGACGGCGGGCCTCGTTCCTCCCCAGGTGCCGCAGGTGGGTTTGGGAGATTTGCTGCGCCTGCTGCCCGGCGCGTGCGGTATCGCGCTGGTGGCCTTCGCCGAGGCCATTGGCCCGGCGCGGATGCTCGCCGCGCGTCATGGCTACGAGGTGGATGCCAATCGCGAGCTCGTGGGGCTGGGCGCCGCCAATGTGGGCGCCGGGCTCTTTCGGGGCTTCTCCATCGGGTGCAGCCTGTCCAAGTCCGCCGCCAACGACGCCGCCGGGGCGCGCACCGAGGTCTCGGCGATGCTTGCCTCGGGCTTCACGCTGCTCGTCGCCCTGTTCCTCACGCCGCTCTTCCGCCTGTTGCCGGAGGCCACGCTGGGCGCCATCGTGGTGGTCGCCGTGTCGGGAATGATGGACGTGCGGGAGGTTCGGCGGCTGTACCAGGTTCGGCGGGCCGACTTCCTCGGGGCCTTCGTGGCGCTCCTCGGCGTGCTCGCCCTGGACGTCCTGCCGGGACTGCTGCTGGCGGTGGGGGTGTCGCTCTTCCTCACGGTGTACCGCGCGAGCCTGCCGCGGCTGAGTGAGCTGGGCCGTGTCCCGGGGGCGCTTGCCTTTGGAGACGTGCGGCGGACGCCGCGCCCGCTGACGGTTCCGGGCATGCTCATCCTTCGCCCCAACGAGGGCATCTTCTTCGCCAACGCCACGTCGCTGCGCGATGAAATCATGACACGCGTGCGACAGGCCGGTCCCCACCTGCAAGCGGTGCTGTTGGATTTGGAGGTGACCGCGGACCTGGATGTCCCTGGCGCGGACATGCTCGCGGCGCTTCATGACGACCTGGCCCGGCGGCGGTCGACGCTGATGCTGACCCGGGTGATGGCCCCCACGGGCCGGATGCTGGAGCGCGCCGGGGTGACGGCGAAGGTGGGCGCGGAGAACCTCTACCCGCAGGTCCTGGACGCGGTGGTGGAGCACCTGGCTCGCGCTCCCGCGGTGACCCCCCAAGGGAAGGGGCTGTTGCGAGACGGCCTTCACCGATTGCGCCTGCTGGTGGATGAGGCCAGCGCCACGCTCGACTCGGACGAGGGCGCTGACCGCGAGCGGCTCCTGACGTTGGGGCGGCGCCTGAGCCGGGCGGAATCCGCGCTGGGAGCGATGCGGCCCGGGCAGCACTGA
- a CDS encoding threonine/serine exporter family protein: MERECPMRTEGDDEASSRFLLDLAKALHLAYQPSFLVEARVRRAAKAWGLKTEVFTVQSLAMTQVVAPRRAPADFARLPFNPHWNLGRAAALLQLTDDIAGGGVGLPEARTKLDRIVATRSPFPKWLVLLAYGVYGAAVAARVGGGWWEMFAALLVGGIAGVIHFGTLRSQRVDLQKSFLAAFLGTLVAFGLRFVLPPFDVVQALFGGAVLLVPAMVVTLGSVELATESVEAGMTRLVYGLLRFLMLGVGIMAASTLWRFVGPLPASSGAHGFPPWVTFLLLAVGGLALVVCMAGRPRDVVGIVGGVLLAYGTQAGMKAVLGEQGSPMVAAFVLGVAGLLYGRGGRRMPMTVIMPGLLQLAPGFMGTQAIIALLGMGRPGTDDARLFDVLLVALQLVMGLVFATLVVPPRTPVDGDGTVASGSGSA, translated from the coding sequence ATGGAACGCGAGTGCCCGATGAGAACGGAGGGGGATGACGAGGCGTCGTCCCGCTTTCTTCTGGACCTGGCCAAGGCCCTACATCTGGCCTACCAGCCATCGTTCCTCGTGGAGGCGCGCGTGCGCCGGGCCGCGAAGGCCTGGGGGCTGAAGACGGAGGTCTTCACGGTCCAGAGCCTGGCCATGACGCAGGTGGTGGCACCGCGACGCGCGCCCGCGGACTTCGCGCGGCTGCCCTTCAACCCGCACTGGAACCTGGGCCGCGCGGCGGCGCTCCTCCAATTGACGGATGACATCGCGGGCGGCGGCGTGGGCCTGCCCGAGGCCCGGACGAAGTTGGATCGCATCGTGGCCACGCGCTCGCCCTTCCCGAAGTGGCTCGTGCTCCTGGCTTATGGCGTGTATGGCGCGGCGGTCGCGGCGCGCGTGGGGGGCGGGTGGTGGGAGATGTTCGCGGCCCTCCTCGTGGGGGGCATCGCGGGCGTCATCCACTTCGGCACGTTGCGCTCGCAGCGGGTGGACCTGCAGAAGAGCTTCCTCGCGGCGTTCCTGGGAACGCTGGTGGCGTTCGGGCTCCGGTTCGTCTTGCCTCCCTTCGACGTGGTCCAGGCGTTGTTTGGCGGGGCCGTGCTGCTGGTGCCCGCAATGGTGGTCACGCTCGGATCGGTGGAGTTGGCGACGGAGTCCGTGGAGGCCGGCATGACGCGGCTGGTCTATGGCCTGCTGCGCTTCCTGATGCTGGGCGTGGGCATCATGGCGGCCTCGACGTTGTGGCGCTTTGTCGGTCCGCTGCCGGCATCCAGCGGCGCGCACGGATTTCCGCCTTGGGTCACCTTCTTGCTGCTGGCGGTCGGCGGCTTGGCGCTGGTGGTCTGCATGGCGGGCCGGCCGCGCGACGTGGTGGGCATCGTCGGTGGTGTGCTGCTCGCTTACGGAACGCAGGCGGGGATGAAGGCGGTGCTGGGGGAGCAGGGGAGCCCGATGGTGGCCGCGTTCGTGCTGGGCGTGGCCGGGTTGCTCTACGGCCGGGGCGGGCGGCGGATGCCGATGACCGTCATCATGCCGGGCTTGTTGCAGCTCGCGCCGGGCTTCATGGGGACGCAGGCCATCATCGCGTTGCTCGGCATGGGACGCCCGGGCACGGATGACGCCCGGTTGTTCGACGTGCTGCTGGTGGCGCTCCAGTTGGTGATGGGGCTGGTGTTCGCGACGCTGGTGGTGCCGCCGCGCACCCCCGTGGACGGCGACGGCACCGTGGCGTCGGGCTCCGGGAGCGCGTAG
- a CDS encoding YchJ family protein, with product MPPAPLCPCSSGQRYRECCAPFHRGEAEPPDAERLMRSRYSAFALREVTWLWHTLHPSHPDRARPQDEVLRELRAFAQAHQYPKLVVMDRAAPDESGLAQVLFFAKVFEKGKDRSFVERSDFRHDGTGWRYLSGVPLEPKALSVPPESLTLATFPRQVGV from the coding sequence ATGCCCCCTGCCCCCCTCTGTCCCTGCTCCTCCGGCCAGCGCTACCGCGAGTGCTGCGCGCCCTTCCACCGCGGCGAGGCCGAGCCGCCCGACGCCGAGCGCCTCATGCGCAGCCGCTACAGCGCCTTCGCCCTGCGCGAGGTGACCTGGCTGTGGCACACGCTGCACCCCAGCCACCCGGACCGCGCGCGGCCCCAGGACGAGGTGCTGCGCGAGCTGCGCGCCTTCGCCCAGGCGCACCAGTACCCGAAGCTGGTGGTGATGGACCGCGCGGCCCCGGATGAAAGCGGCCTGGCGCAGGTGCTCTTCTTCGCGAAGGTGTTCGAGAAGGGAAAGGACCGCTCCTTCGTCGAGCGCTCCGACTTCCGGCATGACGGCACCGGCTGGCGCTATCTGTCCGGTGTCCCCCTGGAGCCCAAGGCGCTGTCCGTCCCGCCCGAGTCCCTCACCCTGGCCACGTTCCCCCGCCAGGTGGGCGTCTGA
- a CDS encoding undecaprenyl-diphosphate phosphatase, translating into MSLLEAIVLGLVQGLTEFLPISSTAHLRIAPELFGWRDPGAAYSAVIQLGTVAAVLIYFRKDIVSLVTAFFRGLARREPFGTLEARLAWFVLVGTLPVGIAGLTLKKFIENEFRSLYVISGSLIVLALILLVVEKRASHQRTLADMRWKDGILIGMWQALALIPGASRSGTTLTGGLSLGLKREDAARYSFLLSIPATTLAGVFELKHLLEAETRPSAMALWVGTLVAFASGMAAIAWLLRFLRTRTTLVFVVYRVALGLLLLVLLQTGKLSPLSGTENVEVPGQPGTPPVEKQITD; encoded by the coding sequence ATGAGCCTCCTCGAAGCCATTGTCCTGGGTCTGGTCCAGGGTCTCACGGAGTTCCTCCCCATCAGCTCCACGGCGCACCTGCGCATCGCGCCGGAGCTGTTCGGCTGGAGGGACCCGGGCGCGGCGTACTCGGCGGTCATCCAGTTGGGCACGGTGGCCGCGGTGCTCATCTACTTCCGCAAGGACATCGTCTCGTTGGTGACGGCGTTCTTCCGCGGGCTGGCGCGGCGGGAGCCCTTCGGCACGCTGGAGGCGCGGCTGGCGTGGTTCGTCCTGGTGGGCACGCTGCCGGTGGGCATCGCCGGGCTGACGTTGAAGAAGTTCATCGAGAACGAGTTCCGCTCGCTCTACGTCATCTCGGGCAGCCTCATCGTGTTGGCCCTCATCCTCCTCGTGGTGGAGAAGCGGGCCTCGCACCAACGGACGCTGGCGGACATGCGGTGGAAGGATGGCATCCTCATTGGCATGTGGCAGGCGCTGGCACTGATTCCGGGCGCGTCCCGCTCCGGCACCACGCTGACGGGCGGCCTGTCGCTGGGGCTCAAGCGCGAGGACGCGGCGCGCTACTCGTTCCTGCTGTCCATTCCAGCCACCACGCTGGCGGGCGTCTTCGAGCTCAAGCACCTGTTGGAGGCGGAGACGCGGCCCTCCGCGATGGCGCTGTGGGTGGGGACGCTGGTGGCCTTCGCGTCGGGCATGGCGGCCATCGCATGGCTGCTGCGCTTTTTGCGCACGCGGACGACGCTGGTGTTCGTGGTGTACCGCGTGGCGTTGGGCTTGCTGCTGCTGGTGTTGCTGCAGACGGGGAAGCTGAGCCCGCTGTCGGGCACGGAGAACGTGGAGGTTCCGGGGCAGCCGGGGACGCCGCCGGTGGAGAAGCAGATTACCGACTAG
- a CDS encoding YciI family protein — MRVMVIVKATKNSEANVMPSEKLLAEMGKYNEELVKAGIMQAGEGLHPSNRGKRVRFGGGKKSVIDGPFAETKELIAGFWLWQVKSMEEAVEWASRCPDPMPGEESELEIRPVFEAEDFGAEFTPELRAQEEKLRAEMERKQKA; from the coding sequence ATGCGCGTCATGGTCATTGTGAAGGCGACGAAGAACTCCGAGGCCAACGTGATGCCCAGCGAGAAGCTGCTCGCGGAGATGGGCAAGTACAACGAGGAGCTGGTGAAGGCCGGCATCATGCAGGCCGGCGAGGGACTCCACCCGAGCAACCGTGGCAAGCGCGTGCGCTTCGGCGGCGGCAAGAAGTCGGTCATCGACGGCCCGTTCGCGGAGACGAAGGAGCTCATCGCGGGCTTCTGGCTCTGGCAGGTGAAGTCGATGGAAGAGGCGGTGGAGTGGGCGAGCCGCTGCCCGGACCCGATGCCCGGCGAGGAGTCCGAGCTCGAGATTCGCCCCGTGTTCGAAGCCGAGGACTTCGGCGCCGAGTTCACGCCGGAGCTGCGCGCGCAGGAAGAGAAGCTGCGCGCGGAGATGGAGCGGAAGCAGAAGGCGTAG
- a CDS encoding CoA pyrophosphatase — protein sequence MSVESLFQALESRLSSRPAREVYLPGWTLREASVLVPVFERDGVPHVLFTRRPATLRTHADQYSFPGGGREPEDATPLHTALRETEEELGIDRRGVRVLGMLDEVPTISQYRVRPFVGVIPGDGKYDPSAEEVAFILEVPLAGLLDPAIFRVERKEILGAERDLYFYTYGTHVIWGATARILRDFLNHVTQVPGGLG from the coding sequence GTGAGTGTGGAGTCGCTGTTCCAGGCACTGGAGTCACGGTTGTCCTCGCGGCCCGCGCGTGAGGTGTACCTGCCGGGGTGGACCCTGCGGGAGGCCTCGGTGCTGGTGCCGGTGTTCGAGCGGGACGGCGTGCCCCATGTGCTCTTCACGCGCAGGCCCGCGACGCTGCGGACGCACGCGGACCAGTACAGCTTTCCGGGCGGCGGCCGCGAGCCGGAGGACGCGACGCCGTTGCACACGGCGCTGCGCGAGACGGAAGAGGAGCTGGGCATCGACCGGCGCGGCGTGCGGGTGCTGGGCATGCTGGACGAGGTGCCCACGATTTCGCAGTACCGGGTGCGGCCCTTCGTGGGCGTGATTCCGGGTGACGGGAAGTACGACCCGAGCGCGGAGGAGGTGGCCTTCATCCTGGAGGTGCCGCTGGCCGGCTTGCTGGACCCGGCCATCTTCCGCGTGGAGCGGAAGGAGATTCTCGGCGCGGAGCGGGACCTGTACTTCTACACGTATGGGACGCACGTCATCTGGGGCGCCACGGCGCGCATCCTTCGCGACTTCCTGAACCACGTGACGCAGGTTCCTGGCGGGTTGGGTTAG
- a CDS encoding arylsulfatase, whose amino-acid sequence MASKAKPTGNGNGNGKQTQRKPNILVIWGDDIGLWNVSAYNHGMMGYLTPNIDRIAKEGAMMTDCYGQQSCTAGRAAFITGMNPLRTGLTTIGMPGAKYGLQDSDPTIAEMLKPLGYTCGHFGKNHVGDSNPYLPTVHGFDEFFGNLYHLNAENEPECPDYPKDPTFKQRFGPRGVLRTWATDRHDPTEDKRWGVVGKQRIEDTGALTRKRMETVDGEFLQGTLDFMERAVKDGKPFFLWHNTTRTHVWTYLQEKYRNATGYGLYADAMRELDDIVGVLLAKLDELGIADNTLVVFSTDNGVEKMGWPDGGNSPFRGEKGSTWEGGVRVPCMVRWPGVVEPGRVINDIFAHEDWMPTLVSAAGGPKDLAAQCQRGYKVGDKTFRVYLDGYDQTGLLAGKEQGARHEFIYVLDSGNLAAVRYDNWKLIFSYQDGEGADMWFSGKRFDPAWPYLINLRSDPFEYGPHAGQYLRWYGERMFTFVPVQALVQKFAQSLLDFHPSQAPGSLSIGPIKERVKRQLLEASERQEETAIGDQVMALADQVEQLVRRSQQSHA is encoded by the coding sequence ATGGCAAGCAAGGCGAAACCCACGGGCAATGGAAACGGCAACGGCAAGCAGACGCAGCGCAAGCCCAACATCCTGGTCATCTGGGGAGATGACATCGGGCTGTGGAACGTCAGCGCCTACAACCACGGGATGATGGGCTACCTGACGCCCAACATCGACCGCATCGCGAAGGAGGGCGCGATGATGACGGACTGCTACGGCCAGCAGAGCTGCACCGCGGGCCGCGCGGCCTTCATCACCGGCATGAACCCGCTCCGCACGGGGCTCACCACCATCGGCATGCCCGGGGCGAAGTATGGGCTCCAGGACTCCGACCCCACCATCGCGGAGATGCTGAAGCCGCTGGGCTACACCTGCGGCCACTTCGGCAAGAACCACGTGGGGGACTCCAATCCCTACCTGCCCACCGTGCACGGCTTCGACGAGTTCTTCGGCAACCTCTACCACCTCAACGCCGAGAATGAGCCGGAGTGCCCGGACTACCCCAAGGACCCGACCTTCAAGCAGCGCTTCGGCCCGCGCGGCGTCCTGCGAACCTGGGCCACGGACCGCCATGACCCCACCGAGGACAAGCGATGGGGTGTGGTGGGCAAGCAGCGCATCGAGGACACCGGCGCGCTCACCCGCAAGCGCATGGAGACGGTGGACGGGGAGTTCCTCCAGGGGACGCTGGACTTCATGGAGCGCGCCGTGAAGGACGGCAAGCCGTTCTTCCTCTGGCACAACACCACGCGCACCCACGTCTGGACCTACCTCCAGGAGAAGTACCGGAACGCCACCGGCTACGGCCTCTACGCGGACGCCATGCGGGAGCTGGACGACATCGTCGGCGTGCTGCTGGCCAAGCTGGATGAGCTGGGCATCGCGGACAACACGCTGGTGGTGTTCTCCACCGACAACGGCGTGGAGAAGATGGGCTGGCCGGACGGCGGCAACAGCCCGTTCCGTGGCGAGAAGGGCTCCACCTGGGAGGGCGGCGTGCGCGTCCCCTGCATGGTGCGCTGGCCGGGCGTGGTGGAGCCCGGGCGCGTCATCAACGACATCTTCGCGCACGAGGACTGGATGCCCACGCTGGTCTCCGCGGCGGGCGGCCCCAAGGACCTCGCGGCGCAGTGCCAGCGCGGCTACAAGGTGGGCGACAAGACCTTCCGGGTCTACCTGGATGGGTATGACCAGACGGGGCTGCTCGCGGGCAAGGAGCAGGGAGCCCGGCATGAGTTCATCTACGTGCTCGACAGCGGCAACCTCGCGGCTGTCCGGTATGACAACTGGAAGCTCATCTTCAGCTACCAGGACGGCGAAGGCGCCGACATGTGGTTCAGCGGCAAGCGCTTCGACCCGGCGTGGCCGTACCTCATCAACCTGCGCTCGGACCCCTTCGAGTACGGCCCCCATGCCGGCCAGTACCTGAGATGGTACGGGGAGCGGATGTTCACGTTCGTGCCCGTGCAGGCGCTGGTCCAGAAGTTCGCGCAGAGCCTGCTCGACTTCCACCCCAGCCAGGCCCCGGGCAGCTTGAGCATCGGGCCCATCAAGGAGCGCGTGAAGCGGCAGTTGTTGGAGGCGAGCGAGCGCCAGGAGGAGACGGCCATCGGCGACCAGGTCATGGCCTTGGCTGACCAGGTGGAGCAGCTCGTCCGCCGCTCCCAGCAGTCGCACGCGTAG
- a CDS encoding HAD family hydrolase — translation MVRGALHEGGRLLAALARWMEVPLQALAADPLPSWNEGTVKHAIIDFVTRATTEGDAGFVPVEARIATFDNDGTLWPEQPLVQGAFLLKPLRSRVKEDPTLSKRQPFKAILEGDLSELSLMDKARLTKLLGETHAGMTEEAFIRDVRTFFQNARHPRWDVPYNQLAYAPMLELLRYLRANGFQTWLASAGGIDFMRVISEATYGIPPQQVIGSQLKKSLDEAHAPSVLRREARVSHVNDKAGKPVGIDEHIGRRPVFAAGNVRSGGDIQMLQYTRKRGCPGFALLIHHDDAVREFAYEENDGASLKAARQGGWTVVSMQRDWRRIFDGTRVPDENGGG, via the coding sequence ATGGTTCGTGGAGCACTGCATGAAGGGGGCCGGCTCCTCGCCGCGCTCGCGCGCTGGATGGAGGTGCCGCTCCAGGCGTTGGCGGCGGATCCGCTGCCGTCGTGGAACGAGGGGACGGTGAAGCACGCCATCATCGACTTCGTCACCCGCGCCACGACCGAGGGAGACGCCGGCTTCGTTCCCGTCGAGGCGCGCATCGCGACCTTCGACAACGATGGGACGCTCTGGCCGGAGCAGCCGCTCGTGCAGGGGGCCTTCCTTCTGAAGCCGCTCCGCTCCCGCGTGAAGGAGGACCCGACGCTGTCGAAGCGGCAGCCGTTCAAGGCCATCCTGGAGGGGGACCTCTCCGAGCTCTCCCTCATGGACAAGGCCCGGTTGACGAAGCTGCTCGGGGAGACCCATGCCGGCATGACGGAGGAGGCGTTCATCCGTGACGTCCGCACCTTCTTCCAGAACGCCCGCCATCCGAGATGGGATGTCCCGTACAACCAGCTCGCCTATGCGCCCATGCTGGAGTTGCTCCGGTATCTGCGCGCGAACGGTTTCCAGACGTGGCTTGCCTCGGCGGGAGGCATCGACTTCATGCGCGTCATCTCCGAGGCCACCTACGGCATCCCGCCCCAGCAGGTGATTGGCAGCCAACTGAAGAAGTCGCTCGACGAGGCGCACGCTCCCTCGGTGCTGCGCCGTGAGGCGCGCGTGTCCCACGTCAATGACAAGGCGGGCAAGCCGGTGGGCATCGACGAGCATATCGGCCGGCGGCCCGTCTTCGCGGCGGGCAACGTGCGCTCCGGTGGGGACATCCAGATGCTCCAGTACACGCGCAAGCGCGGTTGCCCGGGCTTCGCCTTGCTCATCCACCACGACGATGCGGTGCGCGAGTTCGCCTACGAGGAGAACGACGGCGCGTCGTTGAAGGCCGCGCGCCAGGGCGGTTGGACCGTGGTCAGCATGCAGCGGGATTGGAGGCGCATCTTCGATGGAACGCGAGTGCCCGATGAGAACGGAGGGGGATGA
- a CDS encoding SulP family inorganic anion transporter: protein MVASDLVARTWRTVRRGPPGLRQARGYQRRWFRADLLSALTIGAMLIPQGLAYAQLVGVRPAAGLYAGVVGMLAYALFGPSRHLIVGPEAGAAILTAAALAPVVAGANAARYASLAALLALLVGVLSLLGGLLKVGALADFLSKPILIGYINGAALIIIGSQLARLFGLERHADTFSGQVFEVATHLHQTHVPTLLLGLGVITTLVLLRRLLPKAPGPLILVVLTTAAGALFQLEHGGIKVVGPLEAEPPAPGLPSLRFEDVRALLPAAFSLALVNYASSVLTGRLYADKFRYRLDSNQEFLGQAAANLANAFSQGFPVTGSDSRTAVNVSMGGQTQLVGVLASGVVLVFALFLTPLLHDLPMVTLGAIVFVAAVYLLEVQAIIDLWRVRRVEAVLACVTMVGVLVLGILQGILVAVALALADLIRRAARPHDAVLGEREGVPGYHDIERAENAETVPGLIIYRFDAPLFFANARHLREQARALVSNADVPVRWFVMDASAVFDMDVTAAEGLEKLRREFKEEGVVLGIAEARAPLRALLRRTGLLERLGPENVHATVGAAVRHFLRDTDSGGAHPEHPRPGAGTPPPPRP, encoded by the coding sequence ATGGTGGCGAGCGACCTGGTGGCGCGGACATGGCGGACGGTGCGGCGGGGTCCACCGGGCTTGCGACAGGCGCGCGGCTATCAGCGCCGTTGGTTCCGCGCGGACCTGCTCTCGGCACTCACCATCGGCGCGATGCTCATCCCCCAGGGGCTGGCCTATGCGCAGCTCGTGGGCGTGCGTCCGGCGGCGGGGCTCTACGCGGGTGTGGTGGGCATGCTGGCCTATGCGCTGTTCGGCCCGTCGCGGCACCTCATCGTCGGCCCGGAGGCCGGTGCCGCCATCCTCACCGCCGCGGCGCTCGCCCCGGTGGTGGCGGGGGCGAACGCCGCTCGCTACGCATCATTGGCGGCGCTGCTGGCGCTGCTGGTCGGCGTGTTGAGCCTGCTCGGAGGACTGCTCAAGGTCGGCGCGCTCGCGGACTTCCTGTCCAAGCCCATTCTCATCGGCTACATCAATGGCGCCGCGCTCATCATCATCGGCAGCCAGCTCGCGCGGCTCTTTGGGCTGGAACGCCACGCCGACACGTTCTCGGGCCAGGTGTTCGAGGTGGCCACCCACCTCCACCAGACCCACGTCCCAACGCTCCTGTTGGGGTTGGGCGTCATCACCACGCTCGTGCTGCTGCGGCGGCTTCTTCCCAAGGCGCCCGGTCCGCTCATCCTGGTGGTCCTCACCACGGCGGCGGGGGCGCTGTTCCAACTGGAGCACGGGGGCATCAAGGTCGTGGGGCCTCTCGAAGCGGAGCCCCCCGCTCCGGGCCTGCCATCCCTGCGCTTCGAGGACGTGCGGGCGCTGCTCCCCGCCGCCTTCAGCCTGGCGCTCGTCAACTACGCCAGCTCCGTGCTGACAGGCCGGCTCTACGCCGACAAGTTTCGCTACCGGCTGGACAGCAATCAGGAGTTCCTCGGGCAGGCCGCCGCCAACCTCGCCAATGCCTTCAGCCAGGGGTTCCCCGTGACGGGAAGCGACTCGCGCACGGCCGTCAACGTCTCCATGGGTGGGCAGACCCAGTTGGTGGGCGTGCTCGCTTCCGGCGTGGTGCTGGTGTTCGCCCTGTTCCTCACGCCCCTGCTGCACGACCTGCCCATGGTGACGCTCGGCGCCATCGTCTTCGTGGCCGCGGTGTACCTGCTGGAAGTCCAAGCCATCATCGACCTGTGGCGAGTGCGGCGCGTGGAGGCGGTGCTCGCGTGCGTGACGATGGTGGGCGTGCTGGTGTTGGGCATCCTCCAGGGCATCCTCGTCGCGGTGGCGCTCGCGCTGGCGGACCTCATCCGCCGGGCCGCCAGGCCCCACGACGCGGTGCTCGGCGAGCGCGAGGGCGTCCCCGGTTACCACGACATCGAGCGGGCCGAGAACGCGGAGACGGTGCCCGGGCTCATCATCTACCGCTTCGATGCACCGCTGTTCTTCGCCAACGCGCGACATCTGCGGGAGCAAGCCCGGGCCTTGGTCTCCAACGCGGACGTACCCGTGCGGTGGTTCGTGATGGACGCGTCCGCCGTGTTCGACATGGACGTCACCGCGGCGGAGGGGCTGGAGAAGCTGCGCCGCGAATTCAAGGAAGAAGGCGTGGTGCTGGGCATCGCCGAAGCCCGGGCGCCGCTGCGCGCGCTGCTGCGGCGCACCGGACTGCTGGAGCGGCTGGGCCCGGAGAACGTGCACGCCACCGTGGGAGCAGCGGTCCGTCATTTCCTGAGAGACACGGACAGCGGTGGCGCCCATCCCGAACACCCGCGACCCGGCGCTGGAACGCCCCCTCCTCCCAGACCATGA
- a CDS encoding YciI family protein produces the protein MRVMVIAKATKYSEAQAAPSEQTLAAMGRYNEELVKAGIMVGGEGLHPSNRGKRVRFQGGRETVIDGPFAETKELIAGYWLWQVTSMEEAVTWARRCPAPLPGEEAELELRPIFDEEEFCTDVTPEQPEQKT, from the coding sequence ATGCGCGTCATGGTGATTGCGAAGGCGACGAAGTACTCCGAGGCCCAGGCGGCACCCAGCGAGCAGACGCTGGCGGCGATGGGCAGGTACAACGAGGAGCTGGTGAAGGCCGGCATCATGGTGGGCGGAGAGGGGCTCCACCCGAGCAATCGTGGCAAGCGCGTGCGGTTCCAGGGCGGGCGAGAGACGGTCATCGACGGCCCGTTCGCGGAGACGAAGGAGCTCATCGCGGGCTACTGGCTCTGGCAGGTGACGTCGATGGAGGAGGCGGTGACGTGGGCCCGCCGTTGCCCGGCCCCGTTGCCCGGCGAAGAGGCGGAACTCGAGCTTCGTCCCATCTTCGATGAAGAGGAGTTCTGCACGGACGTCACGCCGGAGCAGCCTGAGCAGAAGACGTGA